One region of Bactrocera neohumeralis isolate Rockhampton chromosome 5, APGP_CSIRO_Bneo_wtdbg2-racon-allhic-juicebox.fasta_v2, whole genome shotgun sequence genomic DNA includes:
- the LOC126758544 gene encoding probable H/ACA ribonucleoprotein complex subunit 1, with protein sequence MSFNRGGRGGGFRGNRGGGGNRGGGGRGGGGGNRFGGRGFDQGPPDRVIPLGSYSYSCEDDLVCKVEIEDVPYFNAPIYLENKEQIGKIDEIFGTIRDYSVTVKLSENLNAKSFKNQQKLFIDPAKLLPISRFLPKPPQKKGSKKNNLNGGAGGGRGGGFGRGGGGFRGGNSGGGGGFKRGGGGGRGGGFGRGGGGGRGGGGGGGGGRGRGGGRGRW encoded by the exons aTGTCGTTTAATAGAGGAGGACGTGGCGGag gctTTCGTGGCAATCGCGGAGGAGGTGGAAATCGTGGTGGCGGTGGACGAGGCGGAGGCGGTGGTAATCGTTTCGGCGGCCGCGGATTCGACCAAGGACCACCTGATCGCGTTATTCCTCTAGGCTCTTACAGTTATTCATGTGAAGATGATCTCGTTTGTAAAGTGGAAATTGAGGATGTTCCTTATTTCAATGCCCcaatatatttggaaaataaagaACAAATTGGGAAGATCGATGAAATATTTGGAACCATACGTGATTATTCTGTGACCGTGAAATTGTCCGAAAATTTGAAcgcaaaaagctttaaaaaccaacaaaaactgttcataGATCCGGCGAAGTTGTTACCTATTTCGAGATTTTTACCTAAGCCACCACAAAAAAAGGGTAGCAAGAAAAATAATCTTAATGGTGGTGCAGGTGGAGGTCGTGGTGGTGGGTTTGGTCGCGGAGGAGGAGGCTTCCGTGGCGGTAACAGCGGCGGCGGTGGGGGCTTCAAAAGAGGAGGAGGCGGTGGGCGAGGTGGAGGTTTTGGACGAGGTGGAGGCGGTGGACGAGGCGgaggcggtggcggtggcggtggtaGAGGTAGAGGCGGTGGACGAGGTCGCTGGTAG